One window of Trinickia caryophylli genomic DNA carries:
- a CDS encoding TolC family protein codes for MNDKQQVGEAKPQRLHHRHIAWVLLSLAAVAHAFDPLFSERGVPPSAAASMVAAGPRGDVCVFGALSAPLALPDAIERALCNHPKTRQAWADVKAAAAAVGVSRAAYLPGVTANWQGVRDETTTNIDGFPQFNSKYRNSLLRTDSISLSWVLYDFGGRRAALSNATALLVAARATEDATLQETFASVAKDYYAAQAAEGALAAAQEIERHASDSFKAATAKVDKGVAPISDQLQAQTSWADAVVNRTKAEGEYKNAVGTLAADMNLEPDTPLALPEVAEGVLPDAQFDESISELIGEAKRSHPSIAAAQAQLEASEAKVAQTKAQGMPTLSLVAKYSRNNQPTTLQIGQPQFATTGREWYLGLQLTIPLFEGFGRTYQVEQARAQAEHERDVLEEARRQVGLDVWISYQALQVAKVNVGNSAMLLDVAGRSYQAAQRRYDQGVGSILELLTTQSSLASAKRQRIQALTDWRSARLQLAAKLGRAGLWDVGKSP; via the coding sequence ATGAACGATAAGCAGCAAGTGGGCGAAGCAAAGCCGCAGCGTTTACATCATCGCCATATTGCGTGGGTGTTGCTTTCTCTCGCGGCCGTTGCTCACGCGTTCGATCCGCTTTTCTCGGAACGCGGGGTACCCCCGAGCGCGGCGGCATCGATGGTCGCTGCCGGGCCGCGCGGCGATGTCTGCGTTTTTGGCGCGTTATCGGCACCGCTTGCATTGCCGGATGCGATCGAGCGCGCCCTTTGCAATCATCCGAAGACACGCCAGGCGTGGGCGGACGTGAAAGCCGCGGCAGCGGCGGTGGGCGTGAGCCGAGCCGCTTACTTGCCTGGGGTGACGGCAAACTGGCAGGGCGTACGGGACGAAACGACCACGAACATCGACGGATTTCCACAATTCAATTCGAAATACCGCAACAGCCTGCTGCGGACGGACAGCATTTCGCTGAGTTGGGTTCTCTACGATTTCGGAGGACGGCGCGCCGCGCTTTCCAATGCTACGGCGTTGCTCGTTGCAGCGCGTGCGACGGAAGATGCCACGTTGCAGGAGACGTTCGCGAGCGTCGCCAAGGACTACTACGCGGCCCAGGCGGCCGAAGGCGCGCTTGCCGCGGCTCAGGAAATCGAACGGCACGCGAGCGACAGCTTCAAAGCGGCTACCGCAAAAGTCGATAAGGGCGTCGCACCAATCAGCGATCAGCTGCAGGCCCAAACCTCGTGGGCCGATGCCGTCGTCAACCGAACGAAGGCTGAGGGTGAATATAAGAACGCTGTTGGTACGCTTGCGGCGGACATGAATCTCGAGCCAGATACTCCGCTTGCGTTGCCGGAGGTGGCCGAGGGCGTGCTACCGGACGCGCAATTCGATGAGTCGATTTCCGAGCTCATCGGTGAAGCCAAACGTTCGCATCCAAGCATCGCAGCCGCGCAGGCACAGCTCGAAGCCTCCGAGGCGAAGGTTGCGCAGACGAAGGCGCAGGGGATGCCCACGCTCAGTCTGGTCGCGAAATATAGCCGAAACAATCAGCCGACGACATTGCAGATCGGCCAACCGCAATTCGCAACGACCGGACGAGAGTGGTATCTCGGCCTTCAATTAACGATTCCGCTGTTCGAAGGGTTCGGCAGAACCTATCAGGTTGAGCAAGCGCGAGCGCAGGCAGAGCATGAGAGAGACGTATTGGAGGAAGCCCGCCGGCAGGTGGGGCTGGATGTGTGGATCAGTTATCAGGCGTTGCAAGTTGCGAAGGTGAATGTCGGAAACAGCGCCATGCTGCTCGATGTTGCTGGTCGCTCGTATCAGGCGGCACAGCGGCGATACGACCAGGGCGTGGGCAGCATTTTGGAGCTGCTAACCACTCAGTCCTCGCTCGCGAGTGCAAAACGGCAACGGATTCAGGCATTGACCGACTGGCGTTCGGCAAGGTTGCAACTCGCCGCCAAGCTCGGGAGAGCTGGGCTGTGGGATGTAGGGAAGAGTCCTTGA
- a CDS encoding HlyD family type I secretion periplasmic adaptor subunit, whose amino-acid sequence MTPLRAQALFDLLRRYGAVFRTAWSIRRELDGQSRTSHELAFLPANLELVETPVHPLPRWSMRLIVALAALAALVAAFGQLDIVAVAKGRLIPNDRIKVIQPALTGVVRRIVVHDGQRVRAGDLLIELDTTQATADADKARASKIDAALTVARASALLQAQANGRSPAVAAAADASPADLEQAQRFAEGVFEAFEDKLNGSRAELAKREAELATTREQIASLTATAPLARQQADRYHALAADKYVAQTDYLDKEQAALQKEHDLAAQQSRARELAAGIAEQKADIASTISQFRSTQLDTLDKAAQQLKQSSQDETKADTRQKLMSLMAPVAGTVQQLSVHTLGGVVTTAQSLMEIVPDDSIEVEVDIENKDIGFVKAGQSAAVKIDAFPYTRFGYLTGTVVSVPNDAVQDKRLGLKFVARVRLSTNRILANDQWIALTPGMTVTAEIKTGKRSVAHYFFDPVVEAGQESLHER is encoded by the coding sequence ATGACGCCGCTGAGAGCCCAGGCTTTGTTCGACCTACTGCGCCGTTACGGTGCCGTGTTTCGTACGGCATGGTCGATTCGTCGCGAACTCGACGGGCAATCGCGCACGAGCCATGAATTGGCATTTCTGCCGGCGAACCTTGAGCTGGTCGAGACACCCGTGCATCCGCTGCCTCGCTGGTCGATGCGCCTCATCGTGGCGCTCGCCGCACTCGCCGCGCTCGTCGCCGCGTTTGGCCAGCTCGATATCGTGGCCGTCGCCAAGGGGCGGCTCATTCCGAACGATCGCATCAAGGTCATCCAACCCGCGCTCACCGGCGTAGTCCGCCGCATCGTCGTGCACGACGGGCAGCGCGTGCGCGCGGGCGATCTGCTTATCGAGCTCGATACGACGCAGGCAACCGCCGATGCCGATAAAGCCCGTGCTTCGAAGATCGATGCGGCGCTAACCGTCGCGCGTGCATCGGCGCTGCTGCAAGCGCAGGCAAACGGCCGCTCGCCAGCCGTTGCGGCTGCGGCGGATGCGTCGCCGGCCGATCTCGAGCAGGCGCAGCGCTTCGCTGAGGGCGTTTTCGAGGCTTTTGAAGACAAACTAAACGGATCGCGTGCGGAACTCGCGAAACGCGAGGCGGAACTTGCCACCACGCGCGAGCAGATCGCGAGCCTGACGGCGACCGCGCCGCTGGCGCGTCAGCAAGCGGATCGGTATCACGCGCTCGCGGCGGACAAATACGTCGCACAGACGGACTACCTCGACAAGGAACAGGCTGCGCTGCAGAAAGAACATGATCTGGCGGCACAGCAAAGCCGTGCACGCGAGCTGGCAGCGGGAATCGCGGAGCAAAAAGCCGATATCGCCTCGACCATCTCGCAGTTCCGCAGCACCCAGCTCGATACGCTCGACAAAGCCGCACAGCAGCTCAAGCAGAGCAGCCAGGACGAAACGAAAGCCGATACACGTCAAAAGCTGATGTCGTTGATGGCCCCGGTGGCTGGCACAGTCCAGCAATTGTCCGTGCATACGCTCGGCGGCGTGGTGACGACGGCTCAATCGTTGATGGAGATCGTCCCCGATGATTCGATCGAGGTCGAGGTCGATATCGAAAACAAGGACATCGGATTCGTGAAAGCCGGACAAAGCGCGGCAGTCAAGATCGATGCGTTTCCGTACACACGATTCGGCTATCTGACCGGGACGGTCGTATCCGTACCGAACGATGCGGTTCAGGACAAGAGGCTCGGCCTCAAGTTCGTGGCGCGCGTGCGCTTGTCGACGAATCGGATTTTGGCCAACGATCAATGGATTGCGTTGACGCCGGGCATGACCGTCACGGCAGAAATCAAGACTGGCAAGCGCAGCGTCGCACACTACTTCTTCGATCCCGTGGTCGAGGCAGGACAGGAAAGCCTGCATGAACGATAA
- a CDS encoding type I secretion system permease/ATPase, with protein MAESNPQVPPDPGLSALVLIARFHNTTADAGQLRHSVGAGTAPFDEPMLLLAARSLGLKARTVVVKAERLARTPFPALALDKEGKHFIVAGCTAGKALVLDSGRTSPVTVMPDEVMIRSDGRLILFASRASLAGELARFDFSWFIPAVVKYRRLLLEVLLVSAVLQLFGLVSPLMFQVVMDKVLVNRAFNTLNVVCIALLISSTFEVLLTGLRNYVFSHTANRIDVELGARLFRHMLALPLAYFGARRVGDVVARVRELENIRSFLTGQALTAVIDLFFSFIFFAVMFTYSVRLTIVVMASLPVYAAISLTLNPALRQRLNEKFARNADNQSFLVETVSSTETVKSMAVEPQFTRRWDNQLAAYVAAGFRVSELGNVGQQLIQYVGKLVTLATLYLGAKLVIEGALSVGELVAFNMMSQRVATPVLRLAQLWQDFQQIGISMGRLGDILNTRTELPQSRQALPPIRGDVSFEHIRFRYRGDGPLVLQDVSIDIRAGQIIGIVGRSGSGKSTLTKLLRRLYIPEHGRVCIDGIDLALADPAWLRRQIGVVLQENRLFNRSIRENIAVVDPGMPLGAVMHVARLAGAHEFISELPEGYDTVVGEHGSNLSGGQRQRIAIARALATDPRILIFDEATSALDFETERVIQQNMRAMCQGRTVVIIAHRLTAVRHADQIIAMDKGRVVERGKHDELLARGGITRI; from the coding sequence ATGGCCGAATCCAACCCTCAAGTACCGCCTGATCCGGGCCTCTCGGCGCTCGTATTGATCGCGCGTTTTCATAACACCACCGCCGATGCGGGCCAGCTTCGCCATTCAGTGGGGGCAGGCACTGCACCGTTCGACGAGCCGATGCTCTTGCTCGCCGCGCGTTCGCTGGGCCTGAAAGCGCGCACGGTGGTAGTAAAGGCCGAGCGTCTCGCACGGACGCCTTTCCCCGCGCTCGCACTCGATAAGGAAGGCAAGCATTTCATTGTCGCGGGCTGTACCGCGGGCAAGGCTCTCGTGCTCGATAGCGGCCGTACATCGCCGGTTACGGTGATGCCCGATGAAGTGATGATACGCAGCGACGGCCGATTGATTCTGTTCGCGTCGCGCGCATCGCTTGCCGGCGAGTTGGCCCGGTTCGATTTTTCGTGGTTCATTCCGGCCGTGGTCAAGTATCGGCGGCTGTTGCTCGAGGTGCTGCTCGTCTCGGCGGTGCTCCAGTTGTTCGGGCTCGTATCCCCGCTGATGTTTCAGGTGGTCATGGACAAGGTGCTCGTCAACCGGGCCTTCAATACATTGAACGTCGTTTGCATCGCATTGCTGATCAGTTCCACGTTCGAAGTGCTGCTGACAGGGTTGCGTAATTACGTCTTCTCTCATACGGCGAATCGCATCGACGTCGAACTCGGGGCGCGCCTCTTTCGCCATATGCTCGCGCTCCCGCTCGCCTACTTCGGCGCGCGCCGCGTAGGCGACGTCGTTGCTCGCGTGCGTGAACTCGAAAATATCCGCAGCTTTCTGACCGGGCAGGCTCTCACCGCCGTCATCGATCTGTTCTTTTCGTTCATCTTCTTCGCGGTCATGTTCACGTACAGCGTGCGCCTCACGATCGTCGTGATGGCCTCTCTGCCTGTCTATGCCGCCATTTCGTTGACGCTCAACCCGGCGCTGCGTCAACGGTTGAACGAGAAATTCGCCCGGAACGCTGACAATCAATCATTCCTGGTCGAAACCGTCTCATCGACGGAAACCGTCAAATCGATGGCTGTCGAGCCGCAGTTTACGCGCCGCTGGGACAACCAGCTAGCCGCCTACGTAGCGGCGGGATTCCGCGTGAGCGAGCTCGGCAATGTCGGTCAGCAGCTCATCCAATATGTGGGCAAGCTTGTGACGCTGGCTACGCTTTACCTCGGTGCGAAACTTGTTATCGAAGGCGCACTGTCGGTGGGCGAACTCGTGGCATTCAACATGATGTCGCAGCGGGTGGCCACGCCTGTCTTGCGTCTCGCCCAACTCTGGCAAGACTTCCAGCAGATAGGGATCTCGATGGGAAGGCTCGGCGACATTCTGAACACGCGTACCGAATTGCCGCAAAGCCGGCAGGCGTTGCCGCCGATCCGAGGCGACGTCAGCTTCGAGCACATTCGCTTTCGTTATCGCGGCGATGGTCCACTCGTACTCCAGGATGTGTCGATCGACATTCGAGCCGGCCAGATCATCGGGATCGTCGGGCGCTCGGGCTCGGGAAAGAGCACCCTCACCAAACTGCTGCGGCGGCTCTACATTCCCGAGCACGGGCGTGTCTGCATCGACGGAATTGACCTTGCTCTGGCGGACCCGGCGTGGCTGCGTCGGCAAATCGGGGTAGTCCTGCAGGAAAACCGGCTCTTCAATCGGTCCATTCGCGAGAACATCGCTGTGGTGGATCCGGGCATGCCTCTCGGCGCGGTCATGCATGTGGCCCGCTTGGCCGGGGCGCACGAGTTCATTTCCGAACTGCCGGAAGGCTATGACACGGTTGTCGGCGAGCACGGATCGAATCTCTCGGGTGGGCAAAGGCAGCGCATTGCGATCGCGCGCGCACTTGCCACCGATCCGCGGATTTTGATCTTCGACGAGGCAACCAGCGCGCTCGACTTCGAAACCGAGCGGGTGATTCAGCAAAACATGCGTGCGATGTGCCAAGGGCGTACGGTCGTCATCATCGCGCACAGGCTCACTGCGGTGCGCCATGCCGATCAAATCATCGCGATGGATAAAGGGCGGGTAGTCGAGCGTGGAAAGCACGACGAACTGCTCGCTAGGGGGGGTATTACGCGCATTTGA